One window of the Benincasa hispida cultivar B227 chromosome 3, ASM972705v1, whole genome shotgun sequence genome contains the following:
- the LOC120073567 gene encoding uncharacterized mitochondrial protein AtMg00810-like, whose translation MSDLGLLSCCLGIEVEQQKGRILFKQPTFAKRILSQFGMDDCNATKYPMEPKAQLHKDMEGAPIDATEYRSIVGYLRYLLNTIPDLSYVVGMASRYMERPTAMHHKVVKQILRYLRGTIHFGLTYVKGPREVDIFGYSDSD comes from the coding sequence ATGAGCGATTTAGGTCTTCTCTCTTGCTGCTTAGGAATTGAAGTGGAACAACAGAAGGGTCGAATCTTGTTCAAACAACCAACTTTTGCCAAAAGAATCTTGTCCCAGTTCGGAATGGATGACTGCAATGCCACGAAGTACCCAATGGAACCCAAGGCACAACTTCACAAAGACATGGAAGGAGCACCAATTGATGCTACGGAGTACAGAAGCATCGTTGGTTATCTTAGATACTTGTTGAACACAATACCGGATCTCTCATATGTTGTTGGGATGGCGAGCAGGTATATGGAAAGGCCTACGGCCATGCATCACAAGGTGGTCAAGCAAATACTTAGGTATTTGAGAGGGACAATTCACTTTGGGCTCACTTATGTGAAAGGTCCCCGAGAAGTCGATATATTTGGCTACTCCGACAGTGATTAG
- the LOC120072639 gene encoding L-ascorbate oxidase homolog: protein MEKQGLLRLIFGALALLSVSLVNAENPYRFYTWTVTYGTISPLGVPQQVILINGQFPGPKLEVVTNDNIILNLFNKLDEPLLLTWNGIKQRKNSWQDGVLGTNCPIPPNSNYTYSFQTKDQIGSFAYFPSTQFHKAAGGFGALNVYQRPRIPIPYPIQDGDFTLLIGDWYKTSHKSLQESLDAGRSLPLPDGVLINGQTHSTFTGDQGKTYMFRISNVGLSTSLNFRIQGHKMKLVEVEGSHTLQNLYDSLDVHVGQSLSVLVTLDQVPKDYYIVASTRFTKIVHTATAVLHYSNSNSPVSGPVPAGPTIEVDWSVKQARTFRWNLTANAARPNPQGSFHYGKIIPTKTIVLATSAALINGKQRYAINRVSYVNSDTPLKLADHFNIPGVFSVDSLQSLPSDGPAFIATSVLPTALHDFVEIVFQNNENTVQSFHLDGYDFWVVGYGYGQWSQDSRNSYNLVDALTRHTAQVYPNSWTTILVSLDNQGMWNLRSAIWERQYLGQQFYLRVWTQTQSLANEYNIPSNALLCGKAVGRH from the exons ATGGAGAAACAGGGTTTGCTTAGACTGATTTTTGGAGCTTTGGCTTTGCTGAGTGTTTCATTAGTGAATGCTGAAAACCCATATAGGTTTTACACTTGGACTGTAACATATGGGACCATTTCTCCTCTGGGTGTTCCTCAACAG GTAATCCTCATCAATGGTCAGTTTCCTGGCCCTAAACTGGAAGTAGTGACCAATGACAATATCATCCTTAATCTTTTCAACAAGCTAGATGAGCCTTTGTTACTTACATG GAATGGGATTAAGCAAAGGAAGAACTCATGGCAAGATGGAGTGCTTGGGACCAATTGTCCAATTCCTCCAAACTCCAATTATACTTATTCCTTCCAAACCAAAGATCAGATCGGATCTTTTGCATACTTCCCTTCAACTCAATTTCACAAAGCTGCTGGTGGATTTGGTGCCCTGAATGTCTACCAGAGACCAAGAATTCCGATTCCCTATCCTATTCAAGATGGAGATTTTACTCTACTTATTGGTGATTGGTACAAGACCAGTCACAAG TCCCTGCAAGAATCTCTAGATGCAGGAAGATCTCTTCCCTTGCCTGATGGTGTCCTTATTAATGGACAAACTCATAGTACTTTCACTGGCGATCAAG GTAAAACTTACATGTTCAGGATCTCAAATGTGGGTTTGTCAACATCTCTTAACTTCAGGATTCAGGGACATAAAATGAAGTTAGTTGAggttgaaggatctcataccctCCAGAACTTATACGACTCCCTTGATGTCCATGTCGGTCAATCTTTATCGGTTCTAGTTACCTTAGACCAGGTCCCAAAGGACTACTACATCGTTGCATCGACACGCTTCACTAAAATTGTACACACAGCAACTGCAGTTTTGCACTACTCAAATTCCAACTCACCTGTTTCTGGACCTGTGCCTGCTGGCCCTACCATCGAAGTAGATTGGTCTGTTAAGCAAGCCAGAACTTTCAG GTGGAACCTAACAGCAAATGCAGCTAGGCCTAATCCTCAGGGCTCTTTCCATTATGGGAAGATTATCCCGACAAAGACGATTGTTTTGGCGACATCTGCTGCTTTAATTAATGGGAAACAGCGATATGCCATCAACAGGGTCTCATATGTTAATTCTGATACCCCTCTAAAGCTTGCTGATCACTTCAACATCCCTGGTGTTTTCTCTGTAGATTCCCTCCAGAGCCTTCCTTCTGATGGCCCTGCCTTCATTGCTACCTCTGTATTACCAACAGCTCTCCACGATTTCGTcgaaattgttttccaaaacaATGAGAATACCGTGCAGTCCTTCCACCTTGATGGTTATGATTTCTGGGTGGTTGG GTATGGCTATGGACAATGGAGTCAAGACAGCAGAAACTCCTACAATTTAGTAGATGCTCTTACCAGACACACTGCGCAG GTGTATCCTAATTCATGGACAACCATATTGGTGTCATTAGACAACCAAGGGATGTGGAATTTGAGGTCTGCAATCTGGGAAAGACAGTATCTTGGCCAACAATTCTATCTCAGAGTCTGGACTCAAACTCAGAGTCTTGCCAATGAATATAACATCCCTTCAAATGCCTTGTTATGCGGCAAGGCCGTGGGACGACATTGA
- the LOC120074649 gene encoding uncharacterized protein LOC120074649, which yields MKKKYQSTTRVKRQQLQALRKEFEILKMKHGESVDGYFSRTLAIANKMRIHGEKIEDVALVDKILRSMDSKFAYVVYSIEESKDIDTLSINELQSSLLVHEQRMTSNTGPTKEQALKTSTHGENSAGRGSNRGRARGRGRWQGRGRGGGHDLHKQTSNNNSRLDKSNI from the coding sequence ATGAAGAAAAAGTATCAAAGCACAACGAGGGTGAAAAGACAGCAGCTCCAAGCTCTTCGCAAAGAGTTTGAGATTCTTAAAATGAAGCATGGTGAGTCCGTGGATGGGTATTTCTCACGGACCTTGGCTATAGCAAACAAGATGCGTATCCATGGAGAGAAGATTGAAGATGTAGCTTTGGTTGACAAGATTCTTCGGTCGATGGATTCTAAATTTGCATATGTAGTTTATTCAATTGAGGAATCAAAAgatattgatacattatcaaTTAATGAATTACAAAGTTCTTTACTTGTGCATGAGCAGAGAATGACGTCAAATACAGGTCCAACCAAAGAACAAGCTCTGAAAACTTCAACTCATGGTGAAAACTCTGCAGGGAGAGGATCAAATAGAGGACGTGCTCGAGGTCGTGGAAGGTGGCAAGGAAGAGGACGAGGTGGTGGACATGATCTACACAAGCAAACATCCAACAACAACTCGAGACTTGATAAGTCCAACATTTAA